A segment of the Filifactor alocis ATCC 35896 genome:
CAGGGAGGAGCTGCTCCGGTGTTTGAACCATCCGGATATGGCGACACCCCGCAATCCGCTCCGAATTCTTATGAACCGAAAGGATTGGATGCGGAAGGATATCGTGAGTTAGAGGACGATGACGTACCATTCTAAAAGAAGGAGGAAAAATATAATGGCATTCCAAAAAGGAAACGTTAGAAAAAGAAAAAAAGTAGATCCGTTTGCCGGAGATAAAATCAATACCATTGATTACAAAGACGTTGCTCTTTTGAAAAAATATATCTCTGAAAGAGGAAAAATTCTTCCAAGAAGAGTAACGGGAACTTCTGCAAAAGCACAAAGAAAATTGACATTAGCAATTAAACGTGCCAGAAACATCGCTTTGCTACCATATACAGTAGACTAAAGATGATAAAAGAACTTGCCTTTGAGTAAGTTCTTTTTTTATCTATCTTTTGATTTACCGAATACCTTTTCATTTTTATACAATCAACAAATATTCGCTTATCTTTGTAAACATATTGCATAATAAGACAAAAAAATGTAGTATATAACGTAACACATCCTACTGAAACCAAAGACAACGGATACTCGATTGATTCATTTTTTCAAACACTTCAAATATACATGATAGAATAGGGCATGTCATTTGCAAATTGCTCTATGAGAGGGTTCAATAGCAACAAAAATATCACGACAACAAAAGGAGGTTGTTTCTCTTGCAAAAAAAATTATATCTATCCCAAACTGACAAAAAAATCTTCGGAGTATGTGGTGGAATTGCCGAATATTTCGACATAGACAGTACCATTATTCGAATCATCTGGGTAATATTGGCATTTTGTTACGGTATCGGAGTTTTCCCATATATTATTATGGCACTGATAATACCGAAAGACAATCAAAGATGCAACAGATAACCGCTTTATCAAACAACAATCCAACGATATCGTTCTTCTGTCAGTATACGATTTTAGACGGCACGAAACTTCTCACAATAGGAAGAACCGCTCCTGCTACAACAGGAACATGATGATCAGCATTGTTGTCGCAAAAGTTATTATCTAACCGTTCGACCGATGACTGTCTTTTCAAATTTTTGATAAATAATCCAAAAAGGAGAGAATATTATGTACCAAACCATTGGAGAAGAAATCATGAACTCCGAAGAAATTGCAAAAAAAATAACCGACAACACACCGTTTCATCTCAAAACAGACCTTACCAAAGCAACAGGCAGAGAAGATGCCATCGGTCTTCGTCTTTCCTGCAAAGTAACTGATATTCCAAGTTGTGAGCAGCTATCTGTTCCGAATGAAGAGCAACTGAACCTTGCCATGGAACAATTGGACGAATTCAGCCATAGCGAAATGAAAAAAATATTCTTCAACCGCTATGCCTTTATGACCTTTGCGTACGGTTATGACGAAGTGAAAAACGAAATTTTATTTACCTTCGTATTGATGAATCGAGAAAAAGAAAAACATAAAATCAAAGACGTCACCAATCGCTTATTGCGTGTATAACAGTGAAACACAAAAACCATCTTATGACAGACGGTTTTTTTCTTGCAGATTGTTTCAAAAAAAGTCGTACCCATAAAATACTATTTTAAAATATAAAAATCGTGTGCGATTAGAAATAAAGAGAATACAATCATATGAAACGCAGATTTTTATGATAACTTAAATCAGACATTAGTATAAATTGCAGGTTATCAATTTTTTCAAATTAAAAGGCTACCGATTTTTTATAACCGATAGCCTCTTAATGTTTTAGTTCTTTTTCCATAATCTCAGACTCTTTCATCTCTATTTGATATAAAATCAAACCCCTTATATTTTGAAGTTTTTGATTGCCATTCCATGATAAAATCTGCTTCATCAGTATTTTTCCGGTGACACAAGAAACCTTTTTCAAATAGTGAAACCTCGGCAAATCTTATAGCTTACACAAAATCTCAACATCAATCGGTTCTTCAAGGTCAGACAATCTCATATTCAGTTGTCTTAAGTGATACGATTATACTTCAGGTGGAATCAACCTCCTACAAATTGCATTTCGACTTCGAAACAACTCCTTACCTCTATGTCAATACCGTCAAAGAAAAAACTTCACTTACAAAACAAATCTTTCTTATAACAGTAGGGATATTAATAAGTTGTTCAAAATCACTTACCTTCCTGGTGGAATCATCTCCCTCATCTCCTTGCTAATATAAAAACAAGTTTCTGTTACCATCTTCTATCTTAATTCCTAGGAAAATAGAAAAGAGTAAGATAATCTTTGTGAATTATCTTATTATTATTATACCATAATTTATCACTTTGTAAACACATTTTGCAAAATTTCTGAAAATATTTTTAGTTTTGCGGTATAAATTATCTGAAAATATTGTCTTTTCCTTAAAGCATCATCTCAATGACCTTTTTGATATCCTTCGGTTGTACACTCGGCGCAAACCTTTTGACCACATTTCCTTCTCTATCAATCAAAAATTTTGT
Coding sequences within it:
- the rpsR gene encoding 30S ribosomal protein S18; its protein translation is MAFQKGNVRKRKKVDPFAGDKINTIDYKDVALLKKYISERGKILPRRVTGTSAKAQRKLTLAIKRARNIALLPYTVD
- a CDS encoding PspC domain-containing protein; this translates as MQKKLYLSQTDKKIFGVCGGIAEYFDIDSTIIRIIWVILAFCYGIGVFPYIIMALIIPKDNQRCNR